The region AGTGTCTTgtcaaaaattttgtcaaaccTCTTCAAATCACCTGAATCACACCGCACTAAATCTTTTCTGAGCGAACAAATCTGCTCACAATGGAGGAAAAAATTCTTATGGTGTCAAAAATCGTTAACATAGTCTTTAATGCTGTCTTGTGCTTCACTGCCATTGCCTTGAATAGTGTTACCATCCACGCCACGAGAAAAACTCCTTCGCGTTGGTTACCAAAGCGCCTGAAAGCATTGATTCTCCACTTGGCTGTTTCTGATCTTGGAGTTGGATTACTCAACCATCCATTGTACATTGCTCGTCTTGTTATAGAGTTGCAACAAGACGTAACGAATTTTCCAACCTTCTAcaagatatatttatttgcGAGCGGTGTTTTTTCCTATGCTTCATTCTTTGGCGTCCTATCTTTGAGTTTGGACCGCTTCTTGGCAATTCATGTCCACCTCTTGTATCAAGCATTGGTAACTTTCAAACGTGTTATTGCCGCACTGATTTCAATTTGGTTTATGAGCTTATTTTTGCCGTTAATTTGGCCGCGGCTGCCGAGGAATAtttcatttcctctttttggcATCATTGTGGGtagttgttttattgtgtCAGGAGTCCTCAATTGCAAAATCTACGCCAGCGTGAGACGTCATACACGTCAAATCCAGTCCATGACCGTTCAGGCGCCTGTCCCACAAGAAAATCCATCGTTGATTATGGCACGTGTCAACAGGCTGAGGAAGTCCGCGTTTATAACAATCTATGTTTATATAGTGTTTTTAGTTTGTTATTTGCCGAACTATTGtacaattttgtttattgGTGCTGAACCAAGTTTTACTGTGACTTTCGTCAAAAAGTACACGCAcactttgttgttgttaaactCTACCTTCAATCCTTTAATTTACTGCTTGAAAATGCGACATGTTCGACACACTGTCATGAAGATGCTACAAAATGTATTTTCTAGCCATCAAAAGCTTAAATTTCGGAAATAGTCGTATGGTTAACTGTTGCGATTGGCTATTTTAAAACGAATGGTTATGTAATATTTATCCAATCCTCGAGTAATCTATTTAAAAAAGTCTCTGAAAGTAAGTGATTATGAAGCATCATGTCCTTTTTGGTCCTGAGAAGACACCTTCTTAACGATAGCCTACGAGCAGGCTCTCTGGGGGACTGGGTCGGGCTGGGACAACCCCGAACCAGTCCCCCCAAAAAGGCTAAAAGGGAGACCATGTAATAAAGAAACTTATGATCAACGTATAGATTATTAGAttaaagctgacatttcatgCACGTTGCATGTCCCACCCGAATGTGTGATATTAAAGTTTAATCAAAGTAGAACTGAATCGAAAAAGTAAGATCACCAATAAGTCATGTTCAATGACGCCCATTAAATCTCAACTCTAACTATAATTTGAGTTTTTTATTGGTTCAAAAATACGGAAGATATATCTGTCTCTATGATATAGATAGGACCCGGcgcgcattctgattggtcaaaaatccatgttttatcagagaataaaacataaaaaagcgtgtctttttgttttccgcCAGATTACCTCTAGAGttataaagcaaatgaagaatcCTAAGCTGTGtcttacactgtgataaaacactccggacatttgagaacactcgagaaagGTCGAAGATACTCGCCTGCCGCTCGTGTTTTCTATATTTCGTTCGTGTTCTCATATGCCCgtcatgttttatcagagtgtaatacacggcttaggcttctttatttgttaaacaaacagtgcttttgtttttcaaatgtaCCACCCACAAGAACATAAGACCCTTTGTTTCGACCGCCAGTGAGGCTCTGGTTGGCACATTAATGACAATAAGTGACGTCAACGACATCTTCCCTGTGAGAAAATAAgtgaatgaataaattaacaTAGGTAATTGCAAGTAGGAATCGAAtcgagaaaacaaataaaatcgATTAGTTAAGACTGCTTCTGGGAAGAGAGCCAAGGCATTGATGCCGTTTTTCTTAGCTCTAAGATCTATATTTCTATTACATTATCATATAAACCGATTACATCTCTTAATTTCTGATATTCTTGTAGTGCTTATGGTATGTTTCTTTTCCATCGGTGTGCTGACGTATATTCGATCGCCTTGTTcccttttttgcataatttgtCTGTGTATAATACCTTAATTTCGCTGTGTtacgatttttttcttttttttgtttccctcTAAGCAGTCGCCCTAGTTGCAGTATAGAAATTGCAACAGTTTATTTTTCTAGTTTCCTCGCCAGAGTTTAGTTTCATGTAGGTGTAACTAtgttaatatttatttatcgTTCTTTCTTATTAACTCTCTTCAGTTTGTATCACTTTTATGCCGTCAAGAGTTTTGTTACATTTATTTGgtttaagttattttttcaaCATACTTTCTGCCATTACTGTGTGGAAACATCTCTATTTTGTTAAATCCCTCGGACAGACCACTTCCTTTTGGCCGTTGTATTAGCATACAATTTAAAACCTACGCCATTTATATGAGATTTGTTTGGATAGTGTTATTCTAACCTTGCTAGGCTTTTGAATTGAGCACTCCATTAGGTTTCCTTCCGTTCAACGAGTcccattttcctttctttctttgtcaagAACCACCCACTTTGTACTGAACCTCGTTCTCCTTTctgattaaaaatattttcccagGGGAGTAGCATCGAATGTACGAACAATTTTCCAATGCATGCACTTCCCAAATAGACATTATTTTATATCAGTTTTTAAATGACTTATGTCGTCCGTCTTGGAATTTTacatgggagaaaaaaatatttgaagcaAATCGTGCCTTCTTAAAGTGATCACCTTTATTTACTTCCTTTCTTATTAATTCTATTTGCTCCTTTCTttacttcttttttctcttgggTGGGTACGTGCATCCATGCACACATCAGTAGCGATTATTATGACTGCGCCTCTAAACCGAAAAAGTTCTTAAAAGACATGGCGCACCAAGGAATTTGCAAAGACAACGAAAACATCACTTGAAGTAAGCTCTTGGATTATCGAAccaattttgaagaaaatatgaGCCTGATTCAGACGAGCGTCGCAATTGCAAATGTAAATGCAAAGTTATACAGTTGTGAACTACCTTAGCGTAGATGCAAATGCAAGCGccaacttcattttcttgctGAATTCAAATACAGATGTGACTGAATTAGGACTAACTAGACCGTTTGTTTTATGAAATATCATAAACATGTACAGCAAGTACATTGATCAATTTGTTAAGAAATGTGTATCTTCAAGTCTTAAGCGCTCAGTttacgaaaactaagaaaaatgAACTTATTGCGGCCCAATGTACACTAtcttcagccattttgaagaaagaaaaaccgCTATTGCGCCTGCGTGTCTTTCGTTGTGTTTGTGCCTGAAAGGTCGTTTCCTTCTGTATGCCTTTGTGTTTGCATTTGCATCGCCCGTGTGAACTAAACAACTGAGAACGAAAAATGGACACATTCGAGTTCTCTTTGACAATAAGACACTAGCAATGTGCTAAAAGGTATTGCTTAGCAGGCAGCACAATTTTTCACACTTTGCGTTTTCTGGGTCTTTTAGTTCCCAAGGAGCTCCCTCTTATTCACAGAAAGTTGTCTATAggaactgaaaaaagaaacggCCTTTTTTTCATACACAGGTTTCATAAACTGTCGCTCCTTTATCAGCCACCGATTTCCACTCCCTTCTGTGGCTACTTCGGGATTTTGAACTCAAGTTTCTAGTTGTTTCGCCACTAACTTTTCGTTCCAGCTTCCTAGGTTTTGGTTTGTGGCACTTTTGACACGGCGCGCACAAAACAGCTCGAAATCCTTGGCGgaattttttgttcatgaGTCCATAAATAAATGGGTTACACGAGCTAGAAAGGAAAGTTAGAAAGATGCTTATGGCGTCAAGTATACGAGGAATCTTTTTAATCATCCTGAAACCATTCAATAGATTAACAACGATGTGAGGTGTCCAACATGCAGCAAATACACACACCACCACCAAGAGAAGCTTGGTGACTTTAAAGTCCTGGAAAGTGGCTCGATTGGTTTTTCTTAAACTTGAAGACACACTGTTTACACTCAATCTTCGACTGTGTCCTCGAATGAAGCGGAATATGTTGGAATATGGAACCGTTATTAAGATATATGGTAGTATAAACATCACGATGGCTAGTGTTACAGTGTAAGGCAAATCGCTTTTTTCGCTGAGATCAAAATAACAGGTTGATTTATCGACAGTGAAGACGTAACGCGACCACCCAAACAGTGGCGGAAGTGCGCATAACAGAGATAATGCCCACGTCCCGATAATCATCGCCAAAGTTTTTCGCCTTGtaaaaatgtaagaaaatttTGCCGGCTGCACGATGCACCAGTAGCGACTTATACTGACAAGCGCCAAGGACCACAGGGCTTCGAAGAGAAACAGTGCAAAGGTGAGGCCGGCGATTCGGCAAACATAATTGGGAAGCACCCATCGATTGAAGATCACTGTCACTAATGAAACGGGAATATTAAAGAGGCACACCCCGAGATCGGCAACGGCCAAGTTGCTGATTATAAGATTTGTGACAGTTCGAAGTCTTCTAGTTCTACGAACGAGGTAGCAAACCAGGAAATTACCCGGAATCCCTGTAAGAATGAATATACACATTCCAGTCCCTTGGAAGATTCTCAAGGCCAAGAAATCTTCATGAATAGTCTGATTATTGCTGTTTCTTGTACCATTCATCATGGCGTCTTCCCctttaaaaaaacataaaGGAAGAGTGATTTGTCACCCAAAGCGCCTAACAAACCTTATTTGTAACCAAGGccaaatataaattaaatattgCTCATTCCTTTGTCACATCGCTCAGAGACTTATAAAATCTGAAGGGGCTTTTCACCGGTAAAATAAATTTCGTTAATACAGTACGTGCATGTGACTACTGACAAATCGATTGTCTTACCGTCTTCGGCGTCTCTCCAGGCGCTAAATATTGGTTATTGGATCGCTTGTGACGAAAGCTTCCATGTTGATCCTTTAAGCTAAAAATATACGGGATTTTTAAGCGTGTTGGTTGAAGTCCTGTAAGAGGTTTTAGGCAAAATCACTTCCATTTTCAAATGTACTTTCGTCCGTCTGAACCGTCAAAGGCTTCGAAACCTCCGCTTTGCGAAAGATCAAAATACGGTTCGCTCCTTTAGCCGTGCGCTACAAAATAAAACCCTTTCTTGAGTTATGCAAACAACAGCACTCAACTCAATGTGGTGGCGTGgcagatgttttttttccttctataTTTAACATAGGA is a window of Acropora palmata chromosome 11, jaAcrPala1.3, whole genome shotgun sequence DNA encoding:
- the LOC141897921 gene encoding rhodopsin, GQ-coupled-like; translated protein: MMNGTRNSNNQTIHEDFLALRIFQGTGMCIFILTGIPGNFLVCYLVRRTRRLRTVTNLIISNLAVADLGVCLFNIPVSLVTVIFNRWVLPNYVCRIAGLTFALFLFEALWSLALVSISRYWCIVQPAKFSYIFTRRKTLAMIIGTWALSLLCALPPLFGWSRYVFTVDKSTCYFDLSEKSDLPYTVTLAIVMFILPYILITVPYSNIFRFIRGHSRRLSVNSVSSSLRKTNRATFQDFKVTKLLLVVVCVFAACWTPHIVVNLLNGFRMIKKIPRILDAISIFLTFLSSSCNPFIYGLMNKKFRQGFRAVLCAPCQKCHKPKPRKLERKVSGETTRNLSSKSRSSHRREWKSVADKGATVYETCV